The following are encoded together in the Argopecten irradians isolate NY chromosome 5, Ai_NY, whole genome shotgun sequence genome:
- the LOC138324560 gene encoding dehydrogenase/reductase SDR family member 11-like — translation MERWTGRVALITGASVGIGSALARRLVQHGMKVIGCARNVQQIQALADELKNEKGSLTAIKCDLTKEEDILDMFAKVKAEFGGVDVCVNNAGLAHNAPILSGETQQWREMLDVNVLGLSICSREAVKQMREKVDDGHLILINSMSGHRVLNSSPGHFYTATKFMVTALTECLRQELNEVKSHIRVTGISPGVVQTEFQQRMFKDKSKADAICSAFKTLEADNVVDAIIYVIGTPGHVQVHDILLRPTEQTT, via the exons ATGGAGCGTTGGACCGGACGAGTAGCCCTCATCACGGGCGCTTCAGTAGGAATAGGATCTGCCTTGGCCAGGAGACTCGTCCAACATGGGATGAAAGTTATTGGTTGTGCAAGAAATGTTCAGCAAATCCAG GCGTTAGCAGATGAGTTGAAGAATGAGAAAGGCAGCCTGACGGCCATCAAGTGTGACCTTACCAAGGAGGAGGATATACTGGACATGTTCGCCAAGGTCAAGGCCGAGTTTGGTGGCGTCGATGTCTGTGTCAACAACGCTGGTCTTGCACACAACGCGCCAATCCTGTCGGGCGAAACACAACAATGGCGGGAGATGTTAGAT GTGAATGTCCTTGGCTTGTCGATCTGCTCCAGAGAGGCTGTCAAACAGATGAGAGAGAAAGTAGACGATGGTCATCTAATTCTCATAAACAG TATGTCTGGTCATCGCGTCCTCAACAGCAGTCCTGGTCATTTCTACACCGCCACCAAATTCATGGTGACGGCCTTGACCGAATGTCTGCGACAGGAGCTAAATGAGGTGAAGTCTCACATCAGGGTTACG GGAATTAGTCCAGGGGTTGTACAAACAGAGTTCCAACAAAGGATGTTCAAGGACAAGAGCAAAGCAGACGCCATTTGTTCTGCATTCAAG ACTCTGGAAGCTGACAATGTCGTGGACGCCATCATTTATGTTATAGGAACTCCAGGTCACGTTCAG GTACACGACATTCTGCTTCGTCCTACGGAGCAGACCACATGA
- the LOC138324561 gene encoding dehydrogenase/reductase SDR family member 11-like, giving the protein MERWVGRVALITGASVGIGAALARRLVKHGMKVVGCARNVQQIQALADELKNEKGSLTAIKCDLTKEEEILDMFSKVKAEFGGVDICVNNAGLAHESLILSGETQQWREMLDVNVLGLSICSREAVKQMREKGVDDGHLILLNSMSGHRITNYSPGHFYKATKFMVTALTECLRQELSEIKSHIRVTGISPGRVHTEFQQRMFKDKSKADAIWSAFKTLEADDVVDAIIYAIGTPGHVQVHDILFRPTEQST; this is encoded by the exons ATGGAGCGTTGGGTGGGACGAGTAGCCCTCATCACGGGCGCTTCAGTAGGAATAGGAGCTGCCTTGGCCAGGAGACTCGTAAAACATGGGATGAAAGTTGTTGGTTGTGCAAGAAATGTTCAGCAAATCCAG GCGTTAGCGGATGAGTTGAAGAATGAGAAAGGCAGCCTGACGGCCATCAAGTGTGACCTTACCAAGGAGGAGGAGATACTGGACATGTTCTCCAAGGTCAAGGCCGAGTTTGGTGGCGTTGATATCTGTGTCAACAATGCTGGTCTTGCACACGAATCGCTAATCCTGTCGGGCGAAACACAACAATGGCGGGAAATGTTAGAT GTTAATGTCCTGGGCTTGTCGATCTGCTCCAGAGAGGCTGTCAAACAGATGAGAGAGAAAGGAGTAGATGATGGTCATCTTATTCTACTAAACAG TATGTCTGGTCATCGAATCACCAACTACAGTCCTGGCCATTTCTACAAGGCCACCAAATTCATGGTGACGGCCTTGACCGAATGTTTACGACAGGAACTGAGTGAGATAAAATCACATATCCGGGTTACG GGAATCAGTCCTGGAAGAGTGCATACAGAGTTCCAACAAAGGATGTTCAAGGACAAGAGCAAAGCAGACGCCATTTGGTCTGCATTTAAG ACTCTGGAAGCTGACGATGTCGTGGACGCTATCATTTATGCTATAGGAACTCCAGGTCACGTTCAG GTACACGACATTCTGTTTCGTCCCACGGAGCAGAGCACATGA